In Halogranum gelatinilyticum, the DNA window CGCCCTCGCTCTGCGGGTCGATGGCGTCACGGACGCCGTCACCCAGCGCGTTGAAGCCGGTGACGACGAGCGTGATGAGGACCCCCGGGATGAGCGAGATATGCCACGAGACGCTCGCGACGTAGGGCTGGCCGTCGGAGACGAGCCGACCCCACTCGGGCGTCGGTGCCGAGATACCCAGGCCGATGAACGACAGCCCGGCGATGGCGATGATGATGCCACCGAGCGTCATCGACGAGTAGACGAGCAGATAGCCGATGACGTACGGTGCCATGTGTTTCTTCATCGTGACCAGCGGCCGTTGTCCGAAGCTCTTCGCGGCGTCGATCCACTCCTGGCCCGAGACCTGGAGGGCGGGACCACGGACGGCCCGCCACAGCCCCGGCCAGTAGATGAGGGTGAAGATACCCACCATCAGTAACGCCCCGTTGTAGATGTCGCCGATCCACGTCCCGTTGAAGACGACGAAGACGATGATGAGCAACATGAACAACGGAATCGCCTGAATCGAGTCACTGGTCAGGACGACCGCGAGGTCAGCGAGTCCCTTGTAGTACGCGGTCACCAGCGCGAACAGCAGCGCGATACCTGCTGCCAGTCCGATAGAGAGCAGCGCGATGGACAGCGACAGCCGTGCTCCGGCTGCCATGTACGTGAAGAGGTCTTTCCCCTCTGTATTGGTCCCGAACGGATGGAACCGGCCGAACTCGTCGTACTGCATCGGGCCGACGT includes these proteins:
- a CDS encoding ABC transporter permease, which gives rise to MSETTTADVPLKDRIAANPQPALVWAAVGVVLVGVEFGALVQAVGALVSGTLALLGQPEAGRGLVAFGDAIPTLLSRDVIPNGGYYDGTAWQGTFLGLEPGVAWGIRVGLIYVYSALVIGWLVSGYFRYREHYRETDWTPRDDIVNRFSRHTWGKFGFVMVAFFVVMAVFAPALGPTTVDQNIQNPYSNEIQFWDEEAGEVGTTLVGEANIVSSSKGSPDRNVGPMQYDEFGRFHPFGTNTEGKDLFTYMAAGARLSLSIALLSIGLAAGIALLFALVTAYYKGLADLAVVLTSDSIQAIPLFMLLIIVFVVFNGTWIGDIYNGALLMVGIFTLIYWPGLWRAVRGPALQVSGQEWIDAAKSFGQRPLVTMKKHMAPYVIGYLLVYSSMTLGGIIIAIAGLSFIGLGISAPTPEWGRLVSDGQPYVASVSWHISLIPGVLITLVVTGFNALGDGVRDAIDPQSEGGESTEAAAAGGSGV